In Haloarcula rubripromontorii, the sequence CGCGCAGATCGAGTCCTTCGCGGACGAACAGGGCATCGACGCCGGCTTTTTTTACGGGCTTGGGGCGGTTCAGGACGCGGAACTCATGTTCTACGACCAAGACCGGACCGAGTACGACTCGCTGACCTTCGACGAACCGCTTGAAGTCGCCGCTTGCATGGGCAACATCTCGCATCTCGACGGGGAGCGGTTCGCCCACACCCACGCCGTCCTCTCCCGTCCCGACGGTGAAGCGGTCGCCGGCCACCTGAACGCCGGCACCGTCTGGGCGGGCGAACTGTACGTCCGGGGATTTGATACAGAACTCGAGCGGGAGCACGACGAACCGACCGACCTGGACCTCTGGGATATCTAAGATGCGGGAGGCCGACGAACAGTACTTCGAAACGCTCGAAACCCAGCTCGACGCCGCCTTCGATGTCGCCGAGCGGGCCAAAGAGCGCGGTGGCGACCCGAAGCCGGAGGTCGAAATCCCGACCGCCCGTGACATGGCCGACCGGGTGGAAAACATCCTCGGCATCGACGGCGTGGCCGAGCGAGTCCGCGAGCTGGAGGGACAGATGTCCCGCGAAGAGGCCGCGCTGGAACTGGTCGAGGACTTCGTCGAGGGGACCGTCGGCGACTACGACAGCCGCGAAGGGAAGGTCGAGGGCGCGGTCCGGACCGCTGTCGCCCTGCTGACCGAGGGCGTCGTCGCCGCACCAATCGAGGGCATCGACCGCGTCGAACTGCTGGAAAACGACGACGGCACGGAGTTCATCAACGTCTACTACGCCGGTCCGATTCGCTCTGCCGGCGGAACCGCACAGGCACTGTCGGTGCTGGTCGCCGACTACGCCCGTGCGCTGCTGGGCATCGACCAGTACAAGGCCCGCGAGGAGGAGATCGGCCGCTACGCAGAGGAAATCGACCTCTACGACAAGGACACCGGCCTCCAGTACTCCCCGAAGGAGAAGGAGACGAAGTTCATCGCCGAGCACATGCCCATCATGCTCGACGGCGAGGCGACCGGCGACGAGGAGGTATCCGGGTATCGGGACCTCGAACGCGTCGACTCAAACTCCCCGCGTGGGGGGATGTGTCTG encodes:
- a CDS encoding PPC domain-containing DNA-binding protein, with translation MDYREVDSTSEFVCRLEHGGDWRAQIESFADEQGIDAGFFYGLGAVQDAELMFYDQDRTEYDSLTFDEPLEVAACMGNISHLDGERFAHTHAVLSRPDGEAVAGHLNAGTVWAGELYVRGFDTELEREHDEPTDLDLWDI